The Sphaerospermopsis torques-reginae ITEP-024 genome has a window encoding:
- a CDS encoding helix-turn-helix domain-containing protein — protein MKEAILIKFGQKIRQERLKQNLSQEELAEKANLHRTYISMIERAEKNITLINIEKISNALGVSISELFRE, from the coding sequence GTGAAAGAAGCAATATTAATTAAGTTTGGACAAAAAATAAGACAAGAGAGATTAAAACAAAATCTTTCTCAGGAAGAGTTAGCTGAAAAAGCTAATCTTCACCGTACCTATATAAGTATGATAGAGCGTGCTGAAAAGAATATTACTTTAATAAATATTGAAAAAATATCCAACGCTCTAGGTGTAAGTATATCTGAATTATTTCGAG